In Nocardioides cavernae, a single genomic region encodes these proteins:
- a CDS encoding long-chain-fatty-acid--CoA ligase yields MPNLSSLLEGSAEAHPDRTAVVLGGTRLTYAQVDAAANQVANLLVSRGIEPGDKVALSCPNLPYFPIVYYGILKAGATVVPLNVLLKGREVAYHLDDSDAKAYFCFQGTPELPIGAEGHAGFEQTDSCEHFFVITADPAADSPIEGAETLGQALRGQAPVFEAREVGADDTAVILYTSGTTGQPKGAELMHRNMISNALASDALFGADADNPDTLLCVLPLFHSFGQTVIMNAGFAFGGTVVLLPRFEAGPALTLMEQEGVTFFAGVPTMYWGLLGALDDSGVDVKKVADQVRVAVAGGSALPVEVHHEFERRFGVTILEGYGLSETSPVASFSVWGEPVRVGSIGKPIPGVEMKLISSEPGVREDVEDAEDVIGEIAIKGPNIMKGYYGRPDATAEAIVDGWFRSGDLGRKDADGWYYIVDRSKDMIIRGGYNVYPREIEEVLLTHPDVSLAAVIGVPHESHGEEIKAVVIRKDGATVTEDELVAWGKEQMAGYKYPRIVEFVDALPMTATGKILKRELG; encoded by the coding sequence ATGCCGAACCTCTCCTCGCTGCTCGAAGGCTCCGCCGAGGCCCACCCGGACCGTACGGCCGTCGTGCTGGGCGGCACCCGCCTGACGTACGCCCAGGTCGACGCCGCCGCCAACCAGGTCGCCAACCTGCTGGTCTCGCGCGGCATCGAGCCGGGCGACAAGGTCGCGCTGAGCTGCCCGAACCTGCCGTACTTCCCGATCGTCTACTACGGCATCCTCAAGGCCGGGGCGACCGTCGTGCCGCTCAACGTGCTGCTCAAGGGACGCGAGGTCGCCTACCACCTCGACGACTCGGACGCGAAGGCGTACTTCTGCTTCCAGGGCACCCCGGAGCTGCCGATCGGCGCCGAGGGCCACGCCGGCTTCGAGCAGACCGACTCGTGCGAGCACTTCTTCGTGATCACTGCCGACCCGGCCGCGGACTCGCCGATCGAGGGCGCCGAGACGCTCGGCCAGGCGCTCAGGGGGCAGGCCCCGGTCTTCGAGGCGCGTGAGGTCGGCGCCGACGACACCGCCGTCATCCTCTACACGTCCGGCACCACCGGTCAGCCCAAGGGTGCCGAGCTGATGCACCGCAACATGATCAGCAACGCGCTCGCCAGCGACGCGCTCTTCGGGGCCGACGCCGACAACCCCGACACGCTGCTGTGCGTGCTGCCGCTGTTCCACTCCTTCGGCCAGACCGTGATCATGAACGCCGGCTTCGCCTTCGGCGGCACCGTGGTGCTGCTGCCGCGCTTCGAGGCCGGCCCGGCGCTGACGCTGATGGAGCAGGAGGGCGTGACGTTCTTCGCCGGCGTCCCGACGATGTACTGGGGCTTGCTCGGCGCGCTCGACGACTCCGGCGTCGACGTGAAGAAGGTCGCCGACCAGGTGCGGGTCGCGGTCGCGGGCGGGTCCGCGCTGCCGGTCGAGGTGCACCACGAGTTCGAGCGTCGCTTCGGCGTCACGATCCTGGAGGGCTACGGGCTCTCGGAGACCTCCCCGGTCGCGAGCTTCTCCGTCTGGGGCGAGCCCGTGCGGGTCGGCTCCATCGGCAAGCCGATCCCCGGTGTCGAGATGAAGCTGATCAGCTCCGAGCCCGGGGTGCGCGAGGACGTCGAGGACGCGGAGGACGTGATCGGCGAGATCGCGATCAAGGGCCCCAACATCATGAAGGGCTACTACGGTCGCCCCGACGCGACCGCCGAGGCGATCGTCGACGGCTGGTTCCGCTCCGGCGACCTCGGCCGCAAGGACGCCGACGGCTGGTACTACATCGTCGACCGGTCCAAGGACATGATCATCCGCGGCGGCTACAACGTGTACCCGCGCGAGATCGAGGAGGTCCTCCTCACGCACCCCGACGTCTCGCTCGCCGCCGTCATCGGCGTACCCCACGAGAGCCACGGCGAGGAGATCAAGGCCGTCGTCATCCGCAAGGACGGCGCCACGGTGACCGAGGACGAGCTCGTCGCGTGGGGCAAGGAGCAGATGGCGGGCTACAAGTACCCCCGCATCGTCGAGTTCGTCGACGCGCTCCCGATGACCGCGACCGGCAAGATCCTCAAGCGCGAGCTCGGCTGA
- the purS gene encoding phosphoribosylformylglycinamidine synthase subunit PurS, protein MARVVVDVMPKPEILDPQGKAVLGALPRLGFDLVTDVRQGKRFELQVDGEITPEVLAQIEEVAGTLLSNPVIEDFEVHVEEHSVAEVAHEAGRA, encoded by the coding sequence GTGGCCCGAGTCGTCGTCGACGTCATGCCCAAGCCCGAGATCCTCGACCCCCAGGGCAAGGCGGTGCTCGGTGCGCTGCCCCGGCTCGGGTTCGACCTCGTCACCGACGTCCGGCAGGGCAAGCGGTTCGAGCTCCAGGTCGACGGCGAGATCACCCCCGAGGTGCTCGCCCAGATCGAGGAGGTCGCCGGGACGCTGCTGTCCAACCCGGTGATCGAGGACTTCGAGGTCCACGTCGAGGAGCACTCGGTGGCCGAGGTCGCCCACGAGGCCGGTCGCGCATGA
- the purQ gene encoding phosphoribosylformylglycinamidine synthase subunit PurQ produces MKVGVVTFPGSLDDVDARRAVTIGGNEAVALWHGDDDLKGVDAIVLPGGFSYGDYLRCGAISRFAPVMTSVIEAAGKGLPVLGICNGFQILCESHLLPGALIRNDHRKFVCRDQRLRIERVDTPWTSAYAEGAEVTIVLKNGEGGFVADEPTLDMLEGEGRVVARYLDDNPNGSLRDIAGISNERGNVVGLMPHPEHAVEDLTGPGTDGLGFFTSLVEKAFA; encoded by the coding sequence ATGAAGGTCGGTGTCGTCACCTTCCCCGGCTCGCTCGACGACGTCGATGCCCGCCGCGCCGTCACGATCGGCGGCAACGAGGCGGTCGCGCTGTGGCACGGCGACGACGACCTCAAGGGCGTCGACGCGATCGTGCTCCCCGGCGGCTTCTCCTACGGCGACTACCTCCGCTGCGGCGCCATCTCCCGCTTCGCCCCGGTGATGACGTCGGTGATCGAGGCGGCCGGCAAGGGCCTGCCCGTGCTCGGCATCTGCAACGGCTTCCAGATCCTCTGCGAGTCGCACCTGCTGCCGGGCGCGCTGATCCGCAACGACCACCGCAAGTTCGTCTGTCGTGACCAGCGGCTGCGCATCGAGCGTGTCGACACCCCGTGGACGTCGGCCTACGCCGAGGGTGCTGAGGTCACGATCGTGCTGAAGAACGGCGAGGGCGGCTTCGTCGCCGACGAGCCGACGCTCGACATGCTCGAGGGCGAGGGCCGGGTGGTCGCGCGCTACCTCGACGACAACCCCAACGGCTCGCTCCGTGACATCGCCGGCATCTCCAACGAGCGCGGCAACGTCGTCGGCCTCATGCCGCACCCCGAGCACGCGGTCGAGGACCTCACCGGTCCCGGCACCGACGGGCTCGGGTTCTTCACCTCCCTCGTCGAGAAGGCCTTTGCATGA
- a CDS encoding DUF3817 domain-containing protein, with product MSPTRLYRLVARAEAVTWALLLTGMFLKYVTETTELGVQVFGMVHGVVFIAYCLVTALLFVDQKWPVSRLAMGLGAAVPPFATVPFERYAERAGLLGDSWRLRSEAPHGLLERLTGWLVRRPAQGALVGLVAVAGLTGVALVVGPPA from the coding sequence ATGAGCCCGACCCGTCTCTACCGTCTCGTCGCACGCGCCGAGGCCGTCACCTGGGCGCTGCTGCTGACGGGCATGTTCCTCAAGTACGTCACCGAGACCACCGAGCTCGGCGTCCAGGTCTTCGGCATGGTCCACGGGGTCGTGTTCATCGCCTACTGCCTGGTGACCGCGCTCCTTTTCGTCGACCAGAAGTGGCCGGTCAGCCGGCTGGCGATGGGCCTCGGCGCTGCCGTGCCGCCGTTCGCGACGGTGCCCTTCGAGCGGTACGCCGAGCGCGCGGGGCTGCTGGGTGACTCCTGGCGCCTGCGCTCCGAGGCTCCGCACGGCCTCCTCGAGCGGCTCACCGGCTGGCTGGTCCGCCGACCGGCCCAGGGTGCGCTGGTAGGCCTCGTCGCCGTGGCCGGCCTGACGGGCGTCGCGCTCGTCGTCGGCCCGCCTGCCTGA
- a CDS encoding glycoside hydrolase domain-containing protein, translating into MTAALALVLVAPLVGSTTATADEPAPQARKLASQRQVALATPGDFTGYGFDQCVAPTQSAMDAWWKKSPFTAVGIYISGDSRACRTQPNLSPTWVAAQVARGWRLLPIALGPQASCQPRFPRYKDDFKISPSPTGGYATAAAQGAAEADKNAADAATYGIGAGSTIWYDLEGFDLTNTHCRESALVFTSAWVTRIKALGYTAGFYSSASSGIKMLDDARTQRPGQFALPDRIWIARWDGAANTSTTYIPEDGWRPGGRMKQYLGGHNETWGGVTINIDSNFIDLGAGSQPRPEGRCPGTRLGFWKYPALSPSSAKSTRVKALQCLLAEQGTYSGPVNGSYDAATIAGARAWQAARKFTPSNTFEKRHWTALLAAGARTTVKRGSVDESVHRLQRALNAAGAGRFRATGVFDAKTEAAVRTYQSRLKIGVSGVATRQTWNKLQQGR; encoded by the coding sequence GTGACGGCCGCCCTTGCGCTGGTGCTCGTCGCACCGCTCGTCGGGTCGACGACCGCGACCGCCGACGAGCCCGCACCGCAGGCCCGCAAGCTCGCCTCGCAGCGCCAGGTCGCGCTCGCCACCCCGGGCGACTTCACCGGCTACGGCTTCGACCAGTGCGTCGCGCCGACCCAGTCGGCGATGGACGCGTGGTGGAAGAAGTCACCGTTCACCGCGGTCGGCATCTACATCTCCGGCGACTCCCGCGCCTGCCGCACCCAGCCCAACCTCAGCCCCACCTGGGTCGCCGCCCAGGTCGCCCGCGGCTGGCGACTGCTGCCCATCGCCCTCGGACCGCAGGCGTCGTGCCAGCCACGCTTCCCGCGCTACAAGGACGACTTCAAGATCTCGCCGAGCCCCACCGGCGGCTACGCCACGGCGGCCGCGCAGGGTGCGGCCGAGGCCGACAAGAACGCCGCCGACGCAGCGACGTACGGCATCGGCGCGGGCAGCACGATCTGGTACGACCTCGAGGGCTTCGACCTCACCAACACCCACTGCCGCGAGTCGGCGCTCGTCTTCACGTCCGCGTGGGTCACCCGGATCAAGGCGCTCGGCTACACCGCCGGCTTCTACTCCAGCGCGAGCTCGGGCATCAAGATGCTCGACGACGCCCGCACCCAGCGCCCCGGCCAGTTCGCTCTGCCGGACCGCATCTGGATCGCCCGCTGGGACGGGGCCGCCAACACCTCCACGACCTACATCCCGGAGGACGGCTGGCGTCCCGGCGGTCGGATGAAGCAGTACCTCGGCGGCCACAACGAGACGTGGGGCGGCGTCACGATCAACATCGACAGCAACTTCATCGACCTCGGCGCCGGCTCCCAGCCGCGGCCGGAGGGGCGTTGCCCCGGCACCCGGCTCGGCTTCTGGAAGTACCCCGCGCTCTCGCCGTCCTCCGCGAAGTCCACGCGCGTCAAGGCGCTGCAGTGCCTCCTCGCTGAGCAGGGCACCTACTCGGGTCCGGTCAACGGCTCGTACGACGCCGCCACGATCGCCGGCGCGCGCGCCTGGCAGGCCGCCCGCAAGTTCACCCCGAGCAACACCTTCGAGAAGCGGCACTGGACGGCGCTGCTCGCCGCCGGTGCCCGTACGACGGTCAAGCGCGGGTCGGTCGACGAGTCGGTGCACCGGCTCCAGCGGGCGCTCAACGCGGCCGGCGCGGGGCGCTTCCGGGCGACCGGTGTGTTCGACGCCAAGACCGAGGCGGCCGTGCGGACCTACCAGTCACGCCTGAAGATCGGCGTCTCGGGCGTCGCCACGCGGCAGACCTGGAACAAGCTGCAGCAGGGTCGCTGA
- a CDS encoding type VII secretion target, giving the protein MNAVMTVDLSELDAWSAQVQRAGDDLSGIARNGGNALVQTDFGPILETMMGAYNALLPSVHQSLEDNGAGMRDHAEALRATARDFTLTEDGVVRRHNAAGVDGRDGSSRFWDVADTTIRRAGPTESSLPQISFGFPYDTVCDLVRMLTGFDIRAELAEKIGGDVVGASTQGSSFGALGQSMRGVASNLESGSSTISQTWQGGASDAAVKQIVTWVGSLDAQAGQLVQMGQTVVQICRDAWQTALSVVQCVKAAVQTVSSALATMSIPGVGWARVVQAVFQAFQAVMKAYKVLMKLINILQQVKSLITTVKSFFDGDKAPVSTPGAPVSTGAPSSVTRDPSTVTTPTVGQRPVPVAPSLA; this is encoded by the coding sequence ATGAACGCCGTGATGACCGTCGACCTCTCCGAGCTCGACGCCTGGTCCGCGCAGGTCCAGCGCGCCGGCGACGACCTCTCCGGCATCGCCCGCAACGGCGGCAACGCGCTCGTCCAGACCGACTTCGGCCCCATCCTCGAGACCATGATGGGCGCCTACAACGCCCTGCTGCCCTCGGTGCACCAGTCGCTGGAGGACAACGGCGCCGGGATGCGCGACCACGCCGAGGCGCTGCGGGCCACTGCCCGCGACTTCACGCTCACCGAGGACGGCGTCGTACGCCGCCACAACGCCGCCGGCGTCGACGGCCGCGACGGGTCGAGCCGCTTCTGGGACGTCGCCGACACCACCATCCGGCGGGCCGGCCCCACCGAGAGCAGCCTGCCCCAGATCAGCTTCGGCTTCCCGTACGACACCGTCTGCGACCTGGTGCGGATGCTGACCGGCTTCGACATCCGCGCCGAGCTCGCGGAGAAGATCGGCGGCGACGTCGTCGGTGCGTCGACCCAGGGCTCGTCCTTCGGCGCGCTCGGCCAGTCGATGCGCGGCGTCGCGTCCAACCTCGAGAGCGGGAGCTCGACGATCTCGCAGACGTGGCAGGGCGGCGCGTCCGACGCGGCGGTCAAGCAGATCGTCACGTGGGTCGGCTCGCTCGACGCCCAGGCCGGCCAGCTCGTCCAGATGGGCCAGACCGTCGTGCAGATCTGCCGCGACGCCTGGCAGACCGCCCTCTCGGTGGTGCAGTGCGTGAAGGCGGCGGTGCAGACCGTCTCCTCCGCGCTGGCGACGATGAGCATCCCCGGCGTCGGCTGGGCCCGCGTCGTGCAGGCCGTCTTCCAGGCCTTCCAGGCGGTGATGAAGGCCTACAAGGTGCTGATGAAGCTCATCAACATCCTCCAGCAGGTCAAGTCGCTCATCACGACGGTGAAGAGCTTCTTCGACGGCGACAAGGCGCCCGTCTCGACGCCCGGCGCCCCCGTCTCCACTGGCGCGCCGAGCAGCGTCACGCGCGACCCGAGCACCGTCACCACCCCGACGGTCGGCCAGCGCCCCGTGCCGGTCGCACCTTCTCTGGCATAG
- a CDS encoding MFS transporter, whose protein sequence is MSSTTSLLPQGSRHELPTDLPPQAGRAAAGIAIVLVAQLMIVLDATVVNVALPRIDADLAFGPASLSWVLNAYTLAFGGLLLLGGRLGDVLGRRRTFEVGLAVFTVASALGGLAQTPDQLVATRALQGVGAALAAPSVLALLTTSAPDEAARNRALALFGAVSSGGASIGLVLGGLLTDVGSWRWTLFINVPLGIAVLLLVGRFVDETARRPGRFDLVGAASATVGAVSLVWALIGAPEHGWGSARTIGGFVLGAALLLLLARTETRHPHPMVQPHLVRNRRRVGALAAMALVVGANLSMFFLVVQYAQTVLGFGPLMSGVAFLPFSLGIFAMSRVTPWLIGRVGPRAMVMTGTGALTLGYAWLSAAGADGTYLGTVFGPMVIAGLATGLVFMPITVTVLAGVEPEHAGAASGLLQTTQQLGSAIGVAVIVSVYAAGAVPGQLVPGLQAAFLTSAGFAAVALLVTAALLRAPAPQVVELVDEREPEAVAEAA, encoded by the coding sequence ATGTCATCCACCACCTCCCTGCTCCCCCAGGGATCCCGGCACGAGCTCCCGACCGACCTGCCACCGCAGGCCGGTCGCGCCGCAGCCGGCATCGCGATCGTCCTGGTCGCCCAGCTGATGATCGTGCTCGACGCCACGGTCGTGAACGTCGCGCTCCCGCGCATCGACGCCGACCTCGCCTTCGGCCCCGCGTCCCTGTCGTGGGTCCTCAACGCCTACACGCTCGCCTTCGGCGGGCTCCTGCTCCTCGGCGGGCGCCTCGGCGACGTCCTCGGCCGCCGTCGTACCTTCGAGGTCGGGCTCGCCGTCTTCACGGTCGCCTCCGCGCTCGGCGGACTCGCCCAGACACCTGACCAGCTCGTGGCGACCCGCGCGCTCCAGGGCGTCGGTGCAGCCCTGGCCGCACCGAGCGTGCTGGCCCTCCTGACCACGAGCGCACCCGACGAGGCGGCACGCAACCGCGCCCTCGCGCTCTTCGGCGCGGTCTCCTCGGGCGGCGCCTCCATCGGTCTCGTCCTGGGCGGCCTGCTCACCGACGTCGGGTCGTGGCGGTGGACGCTCTTCATCAACGTGCCCCTCGGCATCGCCGTGCTGCTGCTCGTGGGCCGGTTCGTCGACGAGACCGCGCGTCGCCCCGGGCGCTTCGACCTCGTCGGCGCCGCGAGCGCGACGGTCGGCGCCGTGTCCCTCGTCTGGGCCCTCATCGGAGCTCCCGAGCACGGCTGGGGCTCGGCGCGCACCATCGGCGGCTTCGTCCTCGGCGCGGCGCTGCTCCTGCTGCTCGCCCGGACCGAGACCCGGCACCCGCACCCGATGGTGCAGCCACACCTGGTCCGCAACCGGCGCCGTGTCGGTGCCCTCGCCGCGATGGCACTGGTCGTCGGCGCGAACCTGTCGATGTTCTTCCTCGTCGTCCAGTACGCCCAGACCGTGCTCGGCTTCGGACCGCTGATGTCGGGCGTCGCCTTCCTGCCCTTCAGCCTCGGCATCTTCGCGATGTCGCGAGTCACTCCGTGGCTCATCGGCAGGGTGGGGCCGCGCGCGATGGTGATGACCGGCACGGGCGCGCTCACGCTCGGCTACGCCTGGCTCAGCGCCGCGGGCGCGGACGGCACCTACCTCGGCACCGTCTTCGGCCCGATGGTGATCGCCGGTCTGGCCACCGGCCTGGTGTTCATGCCGATCACGGTCACCGTCCTCGCCGGGGTGGAGCCCGAGCACGCCGGAGCGGCGTCCGGTCTCCTGCAGACCACCCAGCAGCTCGGCAGTGCGATCGGCGTGGCCGTCATCGTCTCGGTGTACGCCGCCGGCGCGGTGCCCGGCCAGCTCGTCCCCGGCCTGCAGGCGGCCTTCCTCACCTCGGCCGGCTTCGCCGCGGTGGCACTGCTGGTGACGGCGGCGCTGCTCCGGGCGCCCGCGCCGCAGGTCGTGGAGCTGGTCGACGAGCGTGAGCCGGAGGCCGTCGCCGAGGCGGCCTGA
- a CDS encoding TetR/AcrR family transcriptional regulator, with amino-acid sequence MRADAQRNRDRIVEVARQVFREQGYDASLDLIAKQSGVGPGTLYRHFPTRDDLIDAVMQAWVDHVQDTADKALAHEGAPRDLLLNWFEEYVRLISVHKGGPAKITGAMGDESSPIRSKCEVLQAASGRVLDELRAEGAVREDVTPLQVARLVGGVATVADTSGLEVATVRPMLEVIADGLLT; translated from the coding sequence GTGCGTGCCGACGCCCAGCGCAACCGTGACCGCATCGTCGAGGTGGCCCGACAGGTGTTCCGCGAGCAGGGCTACGACGCGTCCCTCGACCTCATCGCCAAGCAGTCCGGTGTGGGGCCGGGCACGCTCTACCGGCACTTCCCGACCCGTGACGACCTCATCGACGCGGTCATGCAGGCCTGGGTCGACCACGTGCAGGACACGGCCGACAAGGCGCTCGCCCACGAGGGAGCGCCACGCGACCTCCTCCTCAACTGGTTCGAGGAGTACGTCCGGCTGATCAGCGTGCACAAGGGCGGCCCGGCCAAGATCACCGGAGCCATGGGCGACGAGAGCTCGCCGATCCGCAGCAAGTGCGAGGTGCTGCAGGCGGCGAGCGGACGGGTGCTCGACGAGCTGCGGGCGGAGGGCGCCGTACGCGAGGACGTCACACCCCTCCAGGTCGCGCGCCTCGTCGGCGGCGTCGCCACCGTCGCCGACACCTCCGGCCTCGAGGTCGCGACCGTGCGTCCGATGCTCGAGGTCATCGCCGACGGGCTGCTGACCTGA
- the purL gene encoding phosphoribosylformylglycinamidine synthase subunit PurL encodes MALAATDAEREQPWADLGLKADEYARIREILGRRPTSSELAMYSVMWSEHCSYKSTKVHLKQFGEIPQETPVGKMLAGIGENAGVLDIGQGYAVTFKVESHNHPSFVEPYQGAATGVGGIVRDILAMGARPVAVMDPLRFGPLDAPDTARVLPGIVAGVGGYGNCLGLPNIGGEAVFDETYAGNPLVNALCVGVLRHEDLHLANATGTGNQVVLYGARTGGDGIGGVSVLASETFDETGPAKRPSVQVGDPFMEKLLIECTLELFAAGVIAGIQDLGGAGLSCATSELASAGDGGMHVELDRVPLRDSTLAPEEILMSESQERMMAVVEPDDVDAFMAICEKWDVEAVVVGEVTDSGRLHIDWHGERVVDVPPRSVAHDGPTYQRPFARPSWQDALQADGAESLSRPSSGAELRDTLLQLVASPNLCDKSWITDQYDRYVQGNTVLAQPADSGMVRVDPDTNLGVSVSTDCNGRFAKLDPYTGAQLALAESYRNVATGGARPLAVSDCLNFGSPEDPDVMWQFAEACRGLKDACLELGIPVTGGNVSLYNQTGETAILPTPVVAVLGVIDDVTRRTPTGFGAAGERVFLLGETRDELSGSEWAHVVHGHLGGMPPALDLAAEQALAALLQDAARDGVVTSAHDLSDGGLAQALAESTFSRDIGVAVSLASVADDAFVALFSESTARALVTVTDEQADALVALAQQHGVPVTPIGRTGGDAISVEGAFDLPVAEAKAAWRATLPAALGS; translated from the coding sequence GTGGCCCTGGCGGCCACCGACGCCGAGCGCGAGCAGCCGTGGGCCGACCTCGGCCTCAAGGCCGACGAATACGCCCGGATCCGCGAGATCCTGGGCCGTCGTCCGACGAGCTCCGAGCTCGCGATGTACAGCGTGATGTGGAGCGAGCACTGCTCGTACAAGTCCACCAAGGTGCACCTCAAGCAGTTCGGCGAGATCCCGCAGGAGACGCCGGTCGGCAAGATGCTCGCCGGCATCGGCGAGAACGCCGGCGTGCTCGACATCGGTCAGGGCTACGCCGTGACGTTCAAGGTCGAGAGCCACAACCACCCGTCGTTCGTCGAGCCCTACCAGGGCGCGGCCACCGGCGTCGGCGGCATCGTCCGCGACATCCTCGCGATGGGCGCCCGCCCGGTCGCGGTGATGGACCCGCTCCGCTTCGGCCCGCTCGACGCCCCCGACACCGCGCGCGTGCTGCCCGGGATCGTGGCCGGCGTCGGCGGCTACGGCAACTGCCTCGGCCTGCCCAACATCGGCGGCGAGGCCGTCTTCGACGAGACCTACGCCGGCAACCCGCTGGTCAACGCGCTCTGCGTGGGCGTGCTCCGCCACGAGGACCTCCACCTCGCCAACGCGACCGGCACCGGCAACCAGGTCGTGCTCTACGGCGCGCGCACCGGTGGCGACGGCATCGGCGGTGTCTCCGTGCTCGCCAGCGAGACCTTCGACGAGACCGGCCCGGCCAAGCGGCCGAGCGTGCAGGTCGGCGACCCGTTCATGGAGAAGCTGCTCATCGAGTGCACGCTCGAGCTCTTCGCGGCCGGCGTGATCGCCGGCATCCAGGACCTCGGCGGCGCCGGGCTCTCGTGCGCCACCTCCGAGCTCGCCTCGGCCGGCGACGGCGGCATGCACGTCGAGCTCGACCGCGTGCCCCTGCGCGACTCCACCCTTGCTCCCGAGGAGATCCTCATGAGCGAGTCGCAGGAGCGGATGATGGCGGTCGTCGAGCCCGACGACGTCGACGCGTTCATGGCGATCTGCGAGAAGTGGGACGTCGAGGCCGTCGTCGTCGGTGAGGTGACCGACTCCGGCCGCCTGCACATCGACTGGCACGGCGAGCGCGTCGTCGACGTACCCCCGCGGTCCGTCGCACACGACGGCCCGACCTACCAGCGGCCGTTCGCCCGCCCCTCCTGGCAGGACGCCCTCCAGGCCGACGGTGCCGAGTCGCTGTCCCGTCCGTCGTCCGGCGCCGAGCTGCGCGACACCCTGCTCCAGCTCGTCGCCTCGCCCAACCTCTGCGACAAGTCGTGGATCACCGACCAGTACGACCGCTACGTGCAGGGCAACACCGTCCTCGCCCAGCCGGCCGACTCCGGCATGGTGCGCGTCGACCCCGACACCAACCTCGGCGTCTCGGTGTCCACCGACTGCAACGGTCGCTTCGCCAAGCTCGACCCCTACACCGGCGCGCAGCTCGCGCTGGCCGAGTCCTACCGCAACGTCGCCACCGGCGGCGCCCGCCCGCTCGCCGTCTCCGACTGCCTCAACTTCGGCTCGCCCGAGGACCCGGACGTGATGTGGCAGTTCGCCGAGGCGTGCCGCGGACTCAAGGACGCCTGCCTCGAGCTCGGCATCCCGGTCACCGGCGGCAACGTCAGCCTCTACAACCAGACCGGCGAGACGGCGATCCTGCCGACCCCGGTCGTGGCGGTCCTCGGCGTCATCGACGACGTCACGCGTCGTACGCCGACCGGCTTCGGCGCCGCGGGGGAGCGGGTGTTCCTGCTCGGCGAGACCCGGGACGAGCTCTCCGGCTCCGAGTGGGCGCACGTCGTGCACGGCCACCTCGGCGGGATGCCGCCGGCGCTCGACCTCGCGGCCGAGCAGGCGCTCGCCGCGCTGCTGCAGGACGCCGCTCGCGACGGCGTCGTCACCAGCGCCCACGACCTCTCCGACGGAGGCCTGGCCCAGGCGCTCGCCGAGTCGACGTTCTCCCGCGACATCGGCGTTGCCGTGTCGCTGGCCTCGGTGGCTGACGACGCGTTCGTGGCGCTCTTCTCCGAGTCCACCGCCCGCGCGCTGGTGACGGTGACCGACGAGCAGGCCGACGCACTGGTCGCGCTGGCACAGCAGCACGGCGTGCCCGTCACGCCGATCGGGCGCACCGGCGGCGACGCGATCTCGGTCGAGGGTGCCTTCGACCTCCCCGTCGCCGAGGCCAAGGCGGCCTGGCGCGCGACCCTTCCGGCGGCCCTCGGCTCCTGA
- a CDS encoding ABC transporter permease — protein sequence MSTFVADTWNVMNRELKPVWREPMAVVFAMIQPLVFLGLFAPLLPEMADGSALQWFVPGIVAMTALMGASFTGANLMEEMQSGSHERQLVSPLGRPALLVGRALKEVVPMLMQVAIIVAVVTPFAFDLHLGGVLVATLVLSVFSVGVGALSFALALASKGQDWMFWTIQQTLLFPTLLTAGVLLPVDGAPRWLEVISMLNPMTYVVDATRALFAGTFPADVVLQGVLGAGVVAALGLVVGVRAMRRSN from the coding sequence ATGAGCACCTTCGTCGCCGACACCTGGAACGTGATGAACCGCGAGCTCAAGCCCGTGTGGCGCGAGCCGATGGCGGTGGTCTTCGCGATGATCCAGCCGCTGGTCTTCCTCGGCCTCTTCGCGCCGCTGCTCCCCGAGATGGCCGACGGCTCGGCGCTGCAGTGGTTCGTGCCGGGCATCGTCGCGATGACCGCGCTGATGGGGGCGTCGTTCACCGGAGCCAACCTGATGGAGGAGATGCAGTCCGGCTCGCACGAGCGGCAGCTGGTCTCGCCGCTGGGCCGCCCGGCGCTGCTGGTCGGCCGCGCACTGAAGGAGGTCGTGCCGATGTTGATGCAGGTCGCGATCATCGTCGCGGTCGTCACGCCGTTCGCCTTCGACCTGCACCTGGGCGGGGTGCTCGTGGCCACGCTGGTGCTGTCGGTCTTCAGCGTCGGGGTCGGCGCGCTGTCGTTCGCGCTGGCGCTCGCGTCGAAGGGCCAGGACTGGATGTTCTGGACGATCCAGCAGACGCTGCTGTTCCCGACCCTCCTGACCGCCGGCGTGCTGCTGCCGGTCGACGGGGCGCCGCGCTGGCTCGAGGTCATCTCGATGCTCAACCCGATGACGTACGTCGTCGACGCGACGCGCGCGCTCTTCGCCGGCACCTTCCCGGCCGACGTCGTCCTGCAGGGCGTGCTCGGCGCCGGGGTCGTCGCGGCCCTCGGGCTCGTCGTCGGGGTGCGGGCGATGCGTCGCTCGAACTGA